Proteins from one Streptosporangium becharense genomic window:
- a CDS encoding LysR substrate-binding domain-containing protein: protein MFPISDPAPTLAQLRAFLAVAEHLHFREAAHSLRMSQSALSSAVSALEETLHTRLLERTTRKVLLTPTGEQVAVHAARVLKAVDDLMGEAAHSREPFSTPVHLGVIPTVAPYVLPVLLPMFGQAFPLLKLTVHEAKTETIVEELREGRLDMVLLALPTETTGLVEVPLYHEDFLLAVPQDHALARQSGPLARDVLKDLDIVLLNQGHCLREQAMDICREVGARATAATYATSLPTLVHLVAGGLGVTLIPESAVPVETGKHARLALRRFRAPAPGRTIGLAYRASSGRAAEYRRLAEAVHAAVAGRGLPVRMAARPGTDGDGTSPPPGSPVTAPAR from the coding sequence GTGTTTCCTATCAGTGATCCCGCACCCACCCTCGCCCAGCTGCGCGCCTTCCTCGCGGTGGCCGAGCACCTGCACTTCCGGGAGGCGGCCCACTCACTCCGGATGAGCCAGTCGGCACTGTCGAGCGCGGTGTCGGCACTGGAGGAGACCCTGCACACACGGTTACTGGAACGCACCACCAGGAAGGTGCTGCTGACCCCTACGGGCGAGCAGGTGGCCGTCCACGCCGCGCGGGTGCTCAAGGCGGTGGACGACCTGATGGGCGAGGCGGCGCACAGCCGGGAGCCGTTCAGCACCCCGGTCCACTTGGGGGTGATCCCCACGGTGGCGCCGTACGTGCTGCCGGTGCTGCTGCCGATGTTCGGGCAGGCGTTCCCGCTGCTCAAGCTCACCGTGCACGAGGCGAAGACCGAGACGATCGTGGAAGAGCTGCGCGAGGGCCGGCTGGACATGGTGCTGCTGGCGCTGCCGACCGAGACGACCGGCCTGGTGGAGGTGCCTCTCTACCACGAGGACTTCCTGCTCGCCGTCCCGCAGGACCACGCGCTGGCGCGGCAGAGCGGCCCGCTGGCCCGCGACGTGCTCAAGGACCTGGACATCGTCCTGCTCAACCAGGGGCACTGCCTGCGGGAACAGGCGATGGACATCTGCCGCGAGGTCGGCGCGCGGGCCACCGCGGCGACCTACGCGACCAGTCTGCCGACCCTGGTCCACCTGGTCGCGGGCGGCCTCGGGGTGACCCTGATCCCGGAGTCGGCGGTGCCGGTGGAGACGGGCAAGCACGCCCGGCTGGCGCTGCGCCGCTTCCGGGCCCCGGCGCCGGGCCGGACCATCGGGCTCGCCTACCGGGCGAGTTCCGGGAGGGCCGCGGAGTACCGCCGGCTGGCCGAGGCCGTTCACGCCGCCGTGGCCGGCCGGGGCCTTCCCGTCCGCATGGCCGCCCGGCCCGGCACGGACGGAGACGGCACCTCCCCGCCGCCCGGCAGCCCGGTCACCGCCCCGGCCCGCTGA
- a CDS encoding peroxiredoxin has product MLTVGDQFPEFELTACVDLDADKAFAEINHKSYEGKWKVYFAWPKDFTFVCPTEIAEFGRLNEEFADRDAQVLGFSVDSEFVHHAWRKNHPDLRDLPFPMLSDVKRELCEELGILGKDGVAQRATFIVDPNNEIQFTMVTAGSVGRNVKEVLRVLDALQSDELCPCNWNKGEAGLDAQQLLAGA; this is encoded by the coding sequence TTGCTCACCGTCGGTGACCAGTTTCCCGAGTTCGAACTGACCGCCTGTGTCGACCTGGACGCGGACAAGGCCTTCGCGGAGATCAACCACAAGTCCTACGAGGGCAAGTGGAAGGTCTACTTCGCCTGGCCGAAGGACTTCACTTTCGTGTGCCCCACCGAGATCGCCGAGTTCGGCCGGCTGAACGAGGAGTTCGCCGACCGCGACGCCCAGGTGCTGGGTTTCTCGGTCGACTCCGAGTTCGTCCACCACGCCTGGCGCAAGAACCACCCCGACCTGCGTGACCTGCCCTTCCCGATGCTGTCGGACGTCAAGCGGGAGCTCTGCGAGGAGCTCGGCATCCTCGGCAAGGACGGCGTCGCCCAGCGCGCCACCTTCATCGTCGACCCGAACAACGAGATCCAGTTCACGATGGTGACCGCGGGTTCGGTCGGACGCAACGTCAAGGAGGTGCTGCGGGTCCTCGACGCGCTCCAGTCGGACGAGCTCTGCCCGTGCAACTGGAACAAGGGCGAGGCGGGCCTGGACGCCCAGCAGTTGCTGGCCGGCGCCTGA